The following are from one region of the Simiduia agarivorans SA1 = DSM 21679 genome:
- a CDS encoding DUF2333 family protein — MSDYSADVKEDFTRQSHWRWVLIALVALALPLVVLAIIWDTEPAPFSVQQVAAERVPAQSAEPVVGAVTTATLIHIADTLLTKPGGYLSNDLMPPSVWMDNIPNWEFGVLVQVRDMSKAMREALSRSQSQSREDKDLALAEPRFNFDHRSWMLPSSENEYAAGIKRLESYLTRLTDPNDREAQFYARADNLNYWLRTVESRLGSLSQRLSASVERVRVNTDLAGDAAAVQSTAVPAELVVKTSWWEIDDVFYEARGTSWALLHLLKAAEVDFADVLEKKNARVSLQQIIRELEATQEPLGSPMILNGSGFGMLANHSLVMANYISRANAAIIDLRELLAQG; from the coding sequence ATGTCTGATTACAGCGCGGATGTGAAAGAGGATTTTACCCGGCAATCGCACTGGCGCTGGGTGTTGATCGCGCTGGTCGCGCTGGCATTGCCGTTGGTGGTGCTGGCGATCATCTGGGATACCGAGCCGGCGCCCTTTTCAGTACAACAGGTTGCCGCTGAACGAGTGCCTGCACAGTCAGCGGAGCCGGTGGTGGGCGCGGTAACCACCGCCACGCTGATTCATATTGCCGATACGCTGCTGACCAAACCCGGCGGCTATCTCAGCAATGACCTTATGCCGCCCTCGGTGTGGATGGACAATATTCCCAATTGGGAATTTGGCGTATTGGTGCAGGTGCGCGACATGAGCAAGGCCATGCGCGAAGCCCTGAGTCGGTCGCAATCGCAGTCCCGTGAGGACAAAGATCTCGCACTGGCGGAGCCCCGTTTTAATTTCGATCATCGCAGCTGGATGTTGCCGTCGTCTGAGAACGAATACGCTGCCGGCATCAAACGATTAGAGTCGTATCTCACGCGCCTGACGGATCCAAACGATCGTGAAGCGCAGTTTTATGCTCGTGCAGATAATCTCAATTACTGGTTGCGCACGGTCGAATCCCGCTTGGGCAGCTTGTCCCAGCGTTTGTCAGCCAGTGTGGAGCGGGTCCGGGTGAATACGGATTTGGCCGGTGATGCGGCTGCGGTTCAATCCACCGCGGTGCCGGCAGAGCTGGTGGTCAAAACCTCCTGGTGGGAAATCGACGATGTCTTTTACGAGGCGCGCGGTACCAGCTGGGCACTGCTGCATTTGCTCAAAGCTGCCGAGGTGGATTTCGCCGACGTGCTGGAAAAGAAAAATGCCCGCGTCAGTTTGCAGCAAATCATTCGTGAGCTGGAAGCGACGCAGGAGCCTCTCGGTAGCCCCATGATCCTGAATGGCTCCGGCTTTGGTATGCTCGCCAACCACTCACTGGTAATGGCGAATTACATTTCCCGCGCCAACGCCGCAATCATTGATTTGCGGGAGCTCCTGGCCCAGGGTTAA
- a CDS encoding copper chaperone PCu(A)C → MKIMAFCEPLSVKLLAGLALPAALLVSSMSFADVVISDSWARESIPGTSSSALFASVKNTGKKDVTLVSVAVQGADKTELHASQDDGGMMRMRRLEQVVIPAGQTVELAPGGYHVMLFRLAAPLRAGQTVATEFRFASGEKVAATADVRSARGADHHHHHQH, encoded by the coding sequence ATGAAAATAATGGCGTTTTGCGAGCCGCTATCGGTAAAGTTATTGGCGGGTCTGGCCTTGCCTGCGGCGTTATTGGTCTCGTCCATGAGTTTTGCGGACGTAGTGATCAGCGACAGCTGGGCGAGGGAATCCATTCCGGGTACATCCAGTTCGGCACTGTTTGCCAGTGTGAAAAACACCGGCAAAAAAGATGTCACGTTGGTTTCTGTGGCCGTCCAGGGTGCCGATAAAACCGAATTGCATGCCAGTCAGGACGATGGCGGCATGATGCGCATGCGCAGATTGGAGCAGGTGGTGATTCCTGCAGGCCAAACGGTAGAGTTGGCACCCGGCGGGTATCACGTGATGCTGTTCCGGTTGGCGGCGCCATTGCGAGCGGGCCAGACGGTCGCGACTGAATTCAGATTTGCCTCCGGCGAAAAAGTTGCAGCCACCGCCGACGTGCGTTCGGCCCGCGGCGCTGATCATCATCACCACCATCAACACTAG
- a CDS encoding EAL domain-containing protein, translating to MSLLRQLIFAITCLVIVLLAGNLVVSVFNARSYFYEQMQVHAQDTATALGFSISQAAQDKDLVLVGSMIDVIFDRGYYREIVYLDLNGQVLVERNQQLEADGVPAWFIDLIEIPEPAGKSEVISGWFRLGELKVSAHTGLAYRDLWRVFNEQLWLFMFTAVLAYGLAGIALHFLLRPLRQVERQAEAICRREFTEQATLPRTRELRRMVLAMNRMVVKIRDMFREQLELTESLHRASHQDAVTGLSNRVDFDARLESFIQSERGGGEGALLLLQISDMQTYNQLQGREAGDLLLKQVAALLVPMVERWPGAIVSRRGGADFCIFVPAIEREQTESLCAGLAQALQQIAWPEGSIPAAIGAVHVPAVTLDSQLLANADEALRRAQHQRRPAWMMAEPSGSAGRPANEWQQLLGRLLDAGGLVLHYQPVCDASQSLLHAEVLVRIPVDGQLQSAGRVLPLVERFGLAPKLDRCVLQKLAQVLPVPECDLCVNLSPSTVADTGFGLWLSHFLGQHPAIAERLILEVSEQVMVNHRSELTDLLARVQAQGVRVALDHFGQAGKAFNYLQSLALYSLKIDRSFIRAIDASQENQFFVKSLAQIAHSCDMMVLAEGVETAAEWQQITALGLDGGMGYLLGHPAEDLPVDEQG from the coding sequence GTGAGCCTGTTACGTCAGTTAATTTTTGCTATCACCTGTCTGGTTATCGTGTTGCTCGCGGGCAACCTCGTGGTCAGCGTGTTCAATGCCCGCAGCTATTTTTACGAGCAGATGCAGGTCCACGCACAGGACACGGCAACAGCCCTGGGTTTTTCGATTTCCCAGGCGGCACAGGATAAGGATCTGGTCCTGGTGGGCTCGATGATCGATGTGATTTTTGATCGCGGCTACTACCGCGAGATCGTCTATCTCGATCTGAACGGGCAGGTACTGGTGGAGCGCAATCAGCAATTGGAAGCTGACGGCGTACCGGCGTGGTTCATCGATCTGATTGAAATCCCCGAGCCCGCCGGTAAGTCGGAGGTCATCAGCGGTTGGTTCCGTTTGGGTGAACTCAAAGTGAGTGCGCACACCGGCCTGGCGTATCGCGACTTGTGGCGGGTATTCAATGAGCAGTTGTGGCTGTTTATGTTCACTGCAGTACTTGCCTACGGGCTTGCGGGCATTGCCCTGCACTTTTTGTTGCGGCCGCTGCGCCAGGTGGAGCGCCAGGCGGAAGCCATTTGCCGGCGTGAGTTCACCGAGCAGGCCACCTTGCCGCGCACGCGCGAATTGCGGCGCATGGTGCTGGCCATGAATCGCATGGTGGTGAAAATCCGCGATATGTTCCGCGAGCAACTGGAGCTGACCGAATCGCTGCACCGGGCGTCGCATCAGGATGCTGTGACCGGCCTGTCAAACCGGGTGGATTTTGATGCGCGCCTGGAATCCTTCATTCAATCCGAACGCGGTGGCGGCGAAGGTGCACTGTTGTTATTGCAAATCAGTGACATGCAGACCTACAACCAGTTGCAGGGCCGTGAAGCGGGCGACTTACTTTTAAAGCAGGTGGCCGCGCTGTTGGTACCGATGGTAGAGCGTTGGCCGGGTGCAATTGTGTCTCGTCGAGGTGGTGCGGATTTTTGTATTTTTGTGCCTGCCATTGAGCGTGAACAGACGGAATCGCTGTGCGCCGGGCTTGCGCAGGCGTTGCAACAAATTGCCTGGCCCGAGGGCAGTATTCCCGCCGCCATCGGTGCCGTGCATGTGCCGGCGGTGACGCTGGACAGCCAGTTACTGGCCAATGCGGACGAAGCCCTGCGCCGTGCTCAGCATCAGCGCCGACCGGCATGGATGATGGCAGAGCCCTCGGGCTCGGCTGGACGCCCCGCAAACGAATGGCAGCAATTACTGGGCCGGTTACTGGATGCCGGCGGTCTGGTGCTGCATTACCAGCCGGTGTGTGATGCCTCGCAATCGTTGCTGCATGCAGAGGTGCTGGTACGTATACCGGTGGATGGCCAGTTACAAAGTGCGGGTAGAGTACTGCCGCTGGTCGAGCGCTTTGGTCTGGCGCCCAAATTGGATCGGTGTGTGTTACAAAAGTTGGCGCAGGTGTTGCCCGTACCGGAATGTGATTTGTGTGTGAACTTATCGCCCAGCACGGTGGCCGATACCGGTTTTGGTTTGTGGTTGTCACACTTTCTGGGTCAGCACCCGGCTATAGCGGAGCGGTTGATTCTGGAGGTCAGCGAGCAGGTGATGGTAAATCATCGCAGTGAACTGACAGATTTGTTGGCGCGGGTGCAGGCCCAGGGCGTCAGGGTAGCGCTCGACCACTTTGGTCAGGCGGGTAAAGCGTTCAACTATCTGCAATCGCTTGCGCTATACAGCTTGAAGATTGATCGCAGCTTCATTCGCGCGATTGACGCCAGTCAGGAAAACCAGTTCTTTGTTAAGTCCTTGGCTCAAATCGCACACAGTTGCGATATGATGGTGCTGGCCGAGGGCGTGGAAACGGCCGCCGAGTGGCAGCAGATTACCGCGTTGGGACTGGACGGTGGCATGGGATACCTGCTGGGCCATCCGGCTGAGGATTTGCCCGTTGATGAACAGGGCTGA
- a CDS encoding tetratricopeptide repeat protein, protein MWIVTALLVFLSGCVPQLTQLTQLQRPAPFEPSAVEPENQLLEYLAAADEALARDHLTVPLRNSAFELYRGALVLDPENPHARRGLSMICRRYLALANAALSEGDYKRAQRYLRRLLRVDPQNPEAIALRQALAQQEQLVLAGAALNELPLPVDALSSRDPGLVAQLQGLASQLVRHKERIVIYARTDAEARWVYQQLKQAQPQFQFSATTGLSPRPRIVVVPVPQQLAPVASAG, encoded by the coding sequence GTGTGGATTGTTACAGCGCTGCTGGTGTTTCTGTCTGGCTGCGTGCCGCAATTGACGCAGCTGACCCAGTTGCAGCGGCCGGCACCTTTCGAGCCCTCTGCGGTTGAGCCGGAAAACCAGCTGTTGGAATACCTGGCGGCGGCGGACGAGGCGTTGGCGCGCGACCACCTGACCGTGCCTTTGCGCAACAGTGCGTTCGAGCTGTACCGCGGCGCATTGGTGCTGGACCCTGAAAACCCCCATGCCCGTCGTGGCTTGAGTATGATCTGCCGGCGCTACCTTGCGCTTGCCAATGCCGCCCTGTCCGAAGGTGACTACAAGCGCGCGCAACGGTACCTGCGCCGATTATTGCGCGTAGATCCACAGAATCCGGAGGCAATCGCACTGCGCCAGGCGCTGGCACAGCAGGAGCAGTTGGTGCTGGCCGGCGCCGCGCTGAATGAGTTGCCGCTACCGGTGGATGCCTTGTCATCGCGCGACCCCGGTTTGGTGGCTCAATTGCAAGGGTTGGCGTCCCAGCTGGTCAGGCACAAGGAGCGCATTGTGATCTACGCTCGCACAGACGCCGAGGCCCGCTGGGTCTATCAACAGCTCAAGCAGGCTCAGCCCCAGTTCCAGTTCAGCGCAACCACCGGCTTGTCGCCCAGACCGCGGATCGTGGTGGTGCCAGTCCCGCAACAGCTTGCGCCGGTCGCATCGGCCGGATAA
- a CDS encoding protein-disulfide reductase DsbD family protein has product MNDTIPMLALITRTIHRGAQCAKSHPLAPVSILLTLLLTLAMAPAQAQFTTDGLGSEPEFLPVEEAYQAVPLVTGQQLSLEWRISPGYYLYRERFNLQAAQGGQTIPLSTQWPAGKHKYDEYFEKELEVYYSGVMLELAGALDLTQDFELLTQSQGCADAGLCYPPRNQRFLFDASTGQFTEVAVQLPVAAESAPAASIPTPAPEGSWAFALLAALLGGAILNLMPCVFPVLSIKALSLAASGEDARHRQMHGWAYTLGVVLSFVAIAAALLLVRAGGEAVGWGFQLQTPGLILALVYLFFILGLALLGAIEIGSGLANLGSGLASKGGLKGSFFTGGLATLVASPCTAPFMGTALGYAMTQPAYVSLTVFAALGTGMALPFLALCYLPNLHQWLPKPGAWMETFKEILAFPLLLTAIWLLWVLGRQTSTDQLALALCGLVALGFALWAWKRRHWLGRAFAVAAVASAVILPLADADSPDIWTAYDKDSFSQLRQSGQPLFVNVTADWCLTCLANEKLVFSQQDVMIEVADADLLLVKADWTKYNADITALLAQYQRNGVPLYLMFPADPAAKPEILPQLLTPEIFTDALYRAIETN; this is encoded by the coding sequence GTGAACGACACTATCCCTATGCTCGCACTCATTACCCGCACGATTCACAGGGGCGCACAGTGTGCCAAAAGCCACCCACTCGCGCCAGTTTCAATACTGCTGACCCTGCTGCTTACGTTGGCGATGGCGCCCGCCCAGGCCCAGTTCACCACTGACGGGCTCGGCAGCGAACCCGAGTTCCTGCCCGTAGAAGAAGCCTACCAGGCTGTGCCGCTGGTGACGGGGCAGCAATTATCGCTGGAGTGGCGCATAAGCCCCGGCTATTACTTGTACCGGGAGCGCTTCAACCTCCAGGCGGCCCAAGGCGGTCAAACCATCCCGCTGAGTACCCAGTGGCCCGCCGGCAAACACAAATATGACGAGTACTTCGAGAAAGAACTCGAGGTGTATTACTCCGGTGTGATGCTGGAATTAGCCGGCGCCTTGGATCTGACGCAGGATTTCGAGCTCCTGACCCAATCCCAGGGCTGCGCCGACGCCGGCCTGTGCTACCCACCGCGCAATCAACGCTTCCTGTTCGACGCCAGCACCGGCCAATTCACCGAAGTGGCCGTACAACTACCCGTTGCTGCCGAATCCGCGCCAGCGGCATCAATCCCGACTCCGGCGCCCGAAGGCAGCTGGGCATTTGCCCTGCTGGCCGCTTTGTTGGGTGGCGCCATCCTCAACCTCATGCCCTGTGTGTTCCCGGTGCTGTCGATCAAGGCGCTCTCGCTGGCCGCCAGTGGTGAGGACGCCCGCCACCGGCAAATGCATGGCTGGGCCTACACGCTGGGGGTTGTGCTCAGCTTTGTCGCCATTGCAGCCGCCTTGCTGCTGGTGCGTGCCGGCGGCGAAGCGGTGGGCTGGGGCTTTCAGCTGCAGACACCGGGTCTGATACTGGCACTGGTCTATCTGTTCTTTATTCTGGGCCTGGCACTGCTGGGCGCAATCGAAATTGGCTCCGGCCTTGCCAATCTGGGCAGCGGTTTGGCCAGCAAAGGCGGACTCAAGGGTTCTTTCTTTACCGGTGGTCTCGCCACCCTGGTGGCCAGCCCGTGTACGGCGCCGTTTATGGGTACCGCGCTGGGCTACGCCATGACCCAACCCGCCTATGTCAGCCTGACCGTGTTCGCCGCCCTGGGTACCGGCATGGCATTGCCGTTTCTGGCTTTGTGCTACTTACCCAACCTGCACCAATGGCTGCCAAAACCCGGCGCCTGGATGGAAACCTTTAAGGAAATTCTGGCCTTCCCTCTGCTGCTGACCGCCATCTGGTTGCTGTGGGTGTTGGGACGTCAGACCAGCACGGATCAACTGGCGCTGGCACTGTGTGGCCTGGTGGCACTCGGGTTTGCGTTGTGGGCGTGGAAACGCCGGCACTGGCTGGGCCGGGCCTTCGCCGTCGCCGCCGTGGCAAGCGCGGTAATCCTGCCGTTGGCAGACGCCGACAGCCCCGACATCTGGACAGCCTATGACAAAGACAGCTTCAGCCAACTGCGCCAGAGCGGCCAGCCGTTGTTCGTGAATGTCACCGCCGACTGGTGCCTGACCTGCCTGGCCAACGAAAAACTGGTGTTCAGCCAGCAGGACGTGATGATTGAAGTGGCTGACGCGGATTTGCTGTTAGTGAAAGCTGACTGGACCAAATACAATGCCGATATCACTGCACTGCTGGCGCAATACCAACGCAATGGCGTGCCGCTCTACCTGATGTTCCCCGCAGATCCGGCGGCCAAACCCGAGATTTTGCCGCAGCTGCTGACGCCCGAAATCTTTACCGACGCACTTTACCGCGCGATAGAGACAAATTAA
- the aroQ gene encoding type II 3-dehydroquinate dehydratase — translation MATILVLHGPNLNLLGTREPGVYGSTTLTDINQRLTERCLRDGHHLQALQSNAEYELIDRIHDAKREDVDFILINPAAFTHTSIALRDALLAVAIPFIEVHLSNVHAREPFRHHSYFSDVAVGVICGLGAQGYELALEAALQKLA, via the coding sequence ATGGCGACAATTCTTGTACTGCACGGCCCAAATCTGAATTTACTCGGCACCCGCGAGCCTGGCGTGTACGGCAGCACCACGCTGACCGACATCAACCAGCGCCTGACCGAACGCTGTCTGCGCGACGGCCATCACCTGCAAGCCCTGCAAAGCAACGCCGAATATGAACTGATCGACCGCATTCACGACGCCAAGCGCGAGGATGTGGATTTCATTCTGATCAACCCCGCTGCGTTTACCCATACCAGCATCGCGCTGCGCGATGCGTTATTGGCGGTCGCGATCCCCTTTATCGAAGTGCACCTGTCAAATGTGCACGCGCGTGAACCATTCAGACACCACTCCTACTTTTCCGATGTGGCGGTGGGTGTCATCTGTGGGCTGGGAGCCCAGGGATATGAGCTGGCATTGGAAGCCGCACTTCAGAAACTGGCCTGA
- the accB gene encoding acetyl-CoA carboxylase biotin carboxyl carrier protein, whose product MDIRKIKKLIELLEESDIGEIEIKEGEESVRISRGSSHQPVMPVQYAAAPAAAPAAAPAPVAAAAAPEAAAAPATSGHAVKSPMVGTFYRSPSPGSPAFVEVGKQVKAGDVICIIEAMKMMNQIEADKAGVIEAILVEDGEPVEFDQPLVTIV is encoded by the coding sequence ATGGATATTCGCAAAATCAAAAAGTTGATTGAGCTCCTTGAAGAATCCGACATCGGCGAAATTGAAATTAAAGAGGGTGAAGAATCAGTGCGCATCAGCCGTGGCTCCAGCCACCAGCCGGTGATGCCCGTGCAATACGCCGCTGCGCCTGCCGCAGCACCGGCCGCTGCACCTGCCCCTGTTGCGGCAGCCGCCGCACCGGAAGCCGCCGCCGCGCCGGCCACCAGTGGTCACGCAGTGAAATCACCCATGGTGGGCACCTTCTACCGCTCCCCCAGCCCGGGCTCACCGGCGTTTGTGGAAGTGGGCAAACAAGTGAAAGCCGGCGACGTCATCTGCATTATCGAAGCCATGAAGATGATGAACCAGATTGAGGCCGACAAGGCTGGTGTAATTGAGGCGATACTGGTAGAAGACGGCGAGCCCGTCGAGTTTGATCAACCCCTCGTCACCATCGTTTAA
- the accC gene encoding acetyl-CoA carboxylase biotin carboxylase subunit, translating into MFDKVLIANRGEIALRVLRACKELGIKTVAVHSQIDRDLKHVRLADETVCIGPNPSPKSYLNIPAIISAMEITDSVAVHPGYGFLAENADFAEQVQRSGFVFIGPDPDVIRLMGDKVSAIAAMKKAGVPTVPGSDGPLPDDRERCQEIAKRIGYPVIIKAAAGGGGRGMRVVHTEAALINAIQLTKSEAKNAFGDDTVYMEKFLTNPRHVEVQVMSDGQGNAVHLYDRDCSLQRRHQKVLEEAPAPGIPDAVREACYASCVKACIDIGYKGAGTFEFLYEDERFYFIEMNTRIQVEHPVTEMVTGIDLIKEQISVCAGNKLSIKQEDIVLKGHAFECRINAEDPKTFMPCPGKINTFHSPGGLGIRVDSHIYGGYSVPPNYDSMIAKVISYGDDREIALKRMRNALDEIVVDGIRTNIPLQKELVRDAGFAKGGVNIHYLEKKLEANK; encoded by the coding sequence ATGTTTGATAAAGTACTGATTGCAAACCGCGGCGAGATTGCGCTGCGGGTTTTGCGCGCGTGTAAAGAGCTCGGCATCAAAACCGTGGCCGTGCACTCGCAAATTGACCGCGACCTGAAGCACGTGCGCCTGGCCGACGAAACCGTGTGTATCGGTCCCAACCCGTCGCCCAAAAGCTACCTGAATATCCCGGCCATTATTTCCGCCATGGAAATCACCGATTCGGTGGCAGTACACCCCGGTTACGGCTTCCTGGCCGAAAATGCCGACTTTGCTGAACAGGTGCAGCGCAGCGGGTTTGTTTTCATTGGCCCCGACCCGGACGTGATTCGCCTGATGGGCGATAAAGTCTCTGCCATCGCGGCAATGAAAAAAGCCGGTGTACCCACCGTGCCCGGCTCGGACGGCCCGCTGCCGGATGACCGCGAGCGCTGTCAGGAAATCGCCAAACGCATTGGTTACCCGGTGATCATCAAGGCCGCTGCCGGCGGTGGTGGTCGCGGCATGCGTGTGGTGCATACCGAAGCGGCGCTGATCAACGCCATTCAGCTGACCAAATCCGAAGCCAAGAACGCGTTTGGCGACGATACCGTGTACATGGAAAAATTCCTCACCAACCCACGCCACGTGGAAGTGCAGGTCATGTCTGACGGTCAGGGCAATGCCGTGCACCTGTACGATCGCGATTGCTCTTTGCAGCGCCGTCACCAGAAAGTACTGGAAGAAGCACCGGCACCCGGCATTCCCGATGCTGTGCGCGAGGCCTGCTACGCATCCTGCGTAAAAGCCTGTATTGATATTGGCTATAAAGGCGCCGGCACTTTTGAGTTCCTGTACGAAGATGAACGTTTCTACTTCATCGAAATGAACACCCGCATCCAGGTGGAGCACCCGGTCACCGAAATGGTTACCGGCATCGACCTGATTAAAGAGCAAATCAGTGTGTGTGCGGGCAACAAATTGTCGATCAAGCAGGAAGACATCGTGCTCAAAGGCCACGCCTTTGAATGCCGCATCAATGCAGAAGATCCGAAAACGTTCATGCCCTGTCCGGGCAAGATCAACACTTTCCACAGCCCCGGCGGGCTGGGCATCCGGGTCGACTCGCACATTTACGGCGGCTACAGCGTGCCCCCGAATTACGACTCCATGATCGCCAAGGTGATCAGCTACGGAGACGACCGGGAAATCGCGCTCAAACGCATGCGCAACGCACTGGATGAAATCGTGGTGGACGGTATCCGGACCAACATCCCTCTGCAGAAGGAGCTGGTGCGCGATGCTGGCTTCGCGAAAGGGGGCGTTAACATCCACTACCTCGAGAAAAAGCTCGAAGCCAACAAGTGA
- a CDS encoding M1 family metallopeptidase, producing the protein MSRTFFAWVLLICTSLGAHAATLDPSKDYHSQSNPHQIKVTHFALDLNVDFKKRELAGHVVYDFERKDRNARELLLDTRDITVIATSVRVDGKWQKTGFKLEAADPALGSALRIAVPEKAEQVKVQYRTSPAASGLQWLQPEQTASKKHPFLFTQAQAIHARSFIPSQDTPQVRTTYDAILRTPKNLRAVMSAENTPNAAKTGTYQFHMPQAIPSYLIALAVGDLDFKAMGDRTGVYAEPALLDAAVAEFEDTESMLIATEKAYGPYSWGRYDLLILPPSFPFGGMENPRLSFITPTVIAGDKSLVSLIAHELAHSWSGNTVTNATWRDLWLNEGHTTYLTYRIMEIIYGTDRFNMESVLGYQDLTADLADLPANYQHLAIDLRGKDPDDAFSDVPYEKGALFLKEIEQRIGRAAFDAYLKQYFADYAFKSLSTEDWLAYAQTHLIAKHPSALSLDRFKAWIYAPGLPADHPLAESDAFTKIDRIHTDWLAGAIPATAIDTKGWTVHQWLYFLNNLPEQLSPEQMSALDSAFNLTASTNNEIAHSWLLMAIRNQYQPAYARLETYLVSIGRRKLITPLYRALMESQQGQAFARKVYAEARPGYHPLAQGTMDAIVNAK; encoded by the coding sequence ATGTCCCGGACATTTTTCGCCTGGGTCCTGCTCATTTGCACCAGCCTCGGTGCCCATGCAGCCACACTGGACCCATCCAAGGACTACCACAGCCAGTCCAACCCCCATCAGATTAAGGTGACCCATTTCGCATTGGACCTGAATGTGGATTTCAAAAAGCGCGAGCTGGCAGGTCATGTGGTTTATGACTTCGAGCGCAAAGACCGCAATGCCCGCGAACTGCTTCTGGATACCCGGGACATCACCGTCATCGCCACCAGCGTGCGCGTAGACGGCAAATGGCAGAAAACCGGCTTCAAACTGGAAGCCGCCGACCCCGCACTGGGCAGCGCGCTGCGCATTGCCGTGCCGGAGAAAGCCGAACAGGTCAAAGTCCAGTATCGCACCAGCCCGGCCGCGTCCGGCCTGCAATGGCTCCAGCCCGAGCAAACTGCCAGTAAAAAGCACCCGTTCCTGTTCACCCAGGCACAGGCGATTCACGCCCGCAGCTTTATCCCGTCCCAGGATACGCCCCAGGTGCGCACCACCTACGACGCAATCCTGCGCACGCCCAAAAACCTGCGCGCGGTCATGAGTGCCGAAAACACGCCCAATGCGGCCAAAACCGGCACCTATCAGTTTCACATGCCGCAGGCCATTCCCTCCTACCTGATCGCACTGGCAGTGGGCGATCTTGACTTCAAAGCCATGGGCGACCGCACCGGGGTCTATGCCGAGCCGGCTCTGTTAGATGCCGCTGTGGCCGAGTTTGAAGACACCGAATCCATGCTCATTGCCACCGAAAAAGCCTACGGCCCCTACAGCTGGGGGCGCTATGACCTGCTGATTCTGCCGCCGAGTTTTCCATTCGGCGGCATGGAAAATCCGCGCCTGAGCTTCATCACCCCCACGGTGATTGCCGGCGACAAAAGCCTGGTCAGCCTGATTGCGCACGAATTGGCGCACTCCTGGTCGGGCAACACCGTCACCAACGCCACCTGGCGCGACCTGTGGCTGAACGAAGGCCACACCACCTACCTGACCTACCGGATCATGGAGATCATCTACGGCACCGACCGGTTCAATATGGAATCGGTGCTCGGCTATCAGGACCTGACCGCCGACCTGGCCGATCTACCGGCGAATTACCAACACCTGGCCATCGACCTGCGTGGCAAGGATCCGGACGACGCCTTCAGCGATGTGCCCTATGAAAAAGGCGCGCTGTTTCTGAAAGAAATTGAACAGCGCATCGGCCGCGCCGCGTTCGACGCTTATCTGAAACAGTATTTCGCCGACTACGCGTTTAAAAGCCTGTCCACCGAAGACTGGCTCGCCTACGCGCAAACGCACCTGATTGCCAAACACCCGTCGGCCTTGTCCCTGGATCGCTTCAAGGCCTGGATCTATGCGCCGGGCCTGCCTGCCGATCACCCGCTGGCCGAATCCGATGCGTTCACAAAGATCGATCGCATCCACACCGACTGGCTTGCCGGCGCGATCCCGGCCACCGCCATCGACACCAAAGGCTGGACTGTGCATCAGTGGCTCTACTTCCTGAACAATTTGCCAGAACAACTCAGCCCGGAGCAAATGAGCGCGCTGGACAGCGCCTTTAATCTGACCGCCAGCACCAACAATGAAATCGCTCACAGCTGGTTGCTCATGGCCATCCGCAACCAGTACCAGCCCGCCTACGCCCGGCTGGAAACCTATCTGGTCAGCATTGGCCGGCGCAAGCTGATCACACCGCTCTATCGCGCCCTGATGGAATCCCAACAAGGGCAGGCATTCGCGCGCAAGGTTTACGCCGAAGCCCGTCCGGGCTATCACCCGCTGGCCCAGGGCACCATGGACGCCATCGTCAACGCAAAATAA
- a CDS encoding acyl-CoA thioesterase: protein MNHPLFEQRQQHSETRVVKAIFPGTTNHHDTLFGGQALAWMDEVAFISATRFCRKPLVTVSSDRIDFKEPIPAGTFAELVARVVGVGRTSLTVRVDIYLESMYSDGQHLAISGEFKFVAIGTDKKPVPVFDQ, encoded by the coding sequence ATGAATCACCCCCTGTTCGAGCAACGCCAACAGCATTCAGAAACCCGTGTGGTCAAGGCGATCTTTCCCGGCACCACCAACCACCACGACACCCTGTTTGGTGGCCAGGCGCTGGCCTGGATGGATGAGGTCGCGTTTATCAGCGCCACGCGCTTTTGTCGCAAACCGCTGGTCACCGTATCCAGCGACCGCATTGATTTCAAAGAACCCATTCCCGCCGGCACTTTTGCCGAACTCGTGGCCCGCGTGGTTGGCGTGGGGCGCACCAGCCTGACCGTGCGCGTGGATATTTATTTGGAGTCCATGTATTCCGACGGCCAGCACCTGGCCATCAGTGGTGAATTCAAATTTGTCGCCATTGGCACCGATAAAAAACCGGTACCGGTGTTTGACCAATGA
- a CDS encoding cysteine-rich CWC family protein — translation MIKPHQQPASNSLCPLCQRDNHCALARGHAPDSCWCMHTAVDATQQSRAQAIDPARCVCPYCAAPTKGAKR, via the coding sequence ATGATCAAGCCGCACCAACAGCCAGCGAGTAACAGCCTGTGCCCCCTGTGCCAGCGCGACAACCACTGCGCGCTCGCCCGGGGCCATGCACCGGACAGCTGCTGGTGTATGCACACCGCCGTGGATGCGACTCAACAGTCACGCGCGCAGGCCATCGATCCCGCCCGTTGCGTGTGTCCATACTGCGCTGCGCCCACAAAGGGTGCAAAGCGCTGA